The following are encoded in a window of Rubellicoccus peritrichatus genomic DNA:
- a CDS encoding glycoside hydrolase family 20 zincin-like fold domain-containing protein translates to MHLIPNVKELNLGNGFFHLNEDCTILLEQNSDRSAMLATKQIAEELDLHCAIQARIIRHLDDQSASIRLITNPKLSCSYTLQVNDNGVQIHGIDSAGLFHGCQTLRQIIRQEGRKLKHLTIKDYPDYEARGFYHDVTRGKVPTLETLSELVEKASFYKLNQLQLYVEHTFDFRKHTGIAAGKSPLTACEILQLDELCQQHHIDLVPSMTTFGHCYEILRTKRLEHLGELGCQGSEYPYSWFDRQVHFTLDGTNPESIELIENMLDEYLPLFSSKHFNVCCDETLDLTYGKNARAGNDAIELYISFTRKIINAVHKRGRKVQLWGDILQKNSRTINQLSKDVTVLNWSYSPDLRDGNCELFEYSEIPFYVCPGTSGWNQFFNRIDWASQNIINFARQGKEHGACGLLNTDWGDHGHSNLLGCSLHGLALGAQCAWEAERTNIENFDKAFSLLELGDHSQLASYLMRQFSKLIRLATSDISVLFDPFNNLPTHEDWGRGKALAAHRLDKEGSKPDDHYAQSAAAMRQLRERFIDCISKANQLKQERIQDIITGMWGEILMHEAAHLIQCVNGVRNDLEGLGYTHTADEIRSFEQHFSRRWHAHNKPSEYFRLQKFLCQLADLMDTHGLRNDNSNVAKELRESCRLSQ, encoded by the coding sequence ATGCATTTGATACCGAATGTTAAAGAACTGAACTTAGGCAACGGGTTCTTTCACTTGAATGAAGACTGTACAATCCTGCTCGAGCAAAACTCTGACCGCAGCGCGATGCTTGCTACCAAACAAATCGCAGAGGAGTTGGACCTCCACTGCGCAATACAAGCTCGGATCATTCGTCACCTGGATGATCAATCAGCCAGTATTCGATTAATCACCAACCCCAAACTCTCCTGTAGCTACACCCTGCAAGTTAACGATAATGGTGTACAAATCCATGGTATTGATTCAGCTGGCTTATTCCATGGCTGCCAAACCCTTCGTCAGATCATCCGGCAGGAAGGTCGCAAGTTAAAACATCTCACAATCAAGGATTACCCGGATTATGAAGCACGTGGTTTTTACCATGACGTAACACGAGGCAAAGTTCCCACTCTGGAAACACTTTCCGAACTCGTTGAAAAAGCTTCCTTCTATAAACTCAACCAACTGCAATTGTATGTTGAACACACTTTCGATTTCCGGAAACACACCGGCATTGCAGCAGGAAAAAGTCCTTTGACCGCATGCGAAATACTCCAACTGGATGAACTATGTCAGCAACATCACATCGACCTGGTTCCATCAATGACGACCTTTGGTCACTGCTACGAAATCTTAAGAACCAAACGCCTGGAGCATCTTGGAGAACTCGGCTGCCAGGGATCCGAATATCCATACTCATGGTTTGATCGGCAAGTGCACTTCACCCTCGATGGCACTAATCCCGAGTCTATCGAACTGATTGAAAACATGCTTGATGAGTATCTGCCTCTGTTTTCCTCAAAGCACTTCAATGTATGTTGCGACGAAACGCTCGATCTCACTTATGGAAAAAATGCTCGGGCGGGCAATGACGCGATTGAGCTATACATCAGTTTCACCAGGAAGATTATCAATGCAGTCCATAAGCGTGGACGAAAAGTACAACTATGGGGCGATATCCTGCAGAAGAACTCGAGGACCATCAATCAGCTCTCCAAAGATGTTACCGTATTGAACTGGTCCTACAGCCCCGACCTTCGTGATGGAAACTGCGAGCTATTCGAGTACTCGGAAATCCCCTTTTATGTCTGTCCCGGGACCAGTGGCTGGAATCAATTTTTCAACCGCATTGACTGGGCCTCCCAGAATATTATCAACTTTGCCAGGCAAGGCAAAGAACACGGTGCCTGCGGCTTGCTCAATACAGACTGGGGCGACCATGGGCACTCCAATCTGTTGGGATGCTCGCTGCATGGTCTTGCACTTGGAGCACAATGCGCCTGGGAAGCAGAGCGAACAAACATCGAAAACTTTGACAAAGCCTTTTCTCTGTTGGAACTTGGCGACCATAGCCAGCTGGCCTCTTATCTAATGCGCCAATTCAGCAAGCTCATCAGGTTGGCCACATCAGATATCAGTGTACTGTTCGATCCTTTTAACAACCTCCCGACGCACGAAGACTGGGGCCGAGGAAAAGCACTTGCCGCGCATCGTCTCGATAAAGAAGGTTCAAAGCCTGATGATCATTACGCTCAATCGGCTGCTGCCATGAGACAGCTCCGTGAACGGTTTATCGACTGCATTTCGAAAGCGAATCAACTCAAACAAGAGCGCATCCAGGATATCATTACCGGCATGTGGGGGGAGATTCTTATGCATGAAGCTGCCCATTTGATTCAGTGCGTCAACGGAGTAAGAAACGACCTTGAAGGACTCGGCTACACACATACAGCAGATGAGATCCGGTCCTTCGAACAACACTTCAGTCGGCGTTGGCATGCCCATAACAAACCATCTGAATATTTCAGACTACAGAAGTTTTTGTGTCAGTTAGCCGATCTAATGGACACGCATGGTCTTCGTAATGACAATTCCAATGTTGCAAAAGAACTGAGAGAAAGCTGTAGATTAAGCCAATAA